CTCGAGCCACGCTGCGAAGAGCTCCCCGAGCCTCTCCGTCAAATCGGCACTATTGAATTCCTTCCTGTCGCCTCGTCGAGGTTGTCTGTTGAGGAGCTGGCCGGGAAGCGGCGGGCCCCCATCGCTGCGAGCGGGTCCGTGGAAGCCTCAGCCCCGGTCTCCTTTTATGACACGAGTTAGACCGGGGAATGAGGAGGGTTCGCGGCCCGCGAGACAGCGAAAGGGGAGCCGCTGGAGGCCCCGCTCCGAAACGGACAACCTCGATAAGGCGACACATTGAAGAGTTATCAGTTGACTGAACTCAGTTTCGCAGCGGCTTTCTGGTCTTGAGCATGTGCGCGATTCTCTCCTGCGTCCTCTTCTCGCCCGCGAGCGAGAGAAACGCCTCGCGCTCGAGCTCCATGATCGCGTCCTCGGTGGCCAGGTGCCTCATCGGAAGCACCCCGCCGGTGAGAACGCGCGCCAGGCGCCCGGCGACGACGAGGTCGTAGTCGGTGGCAAGGCCGCAGGCCCTGTAGTTCCTTGCTATCTGCATGAGGGCGATCTCGCCGCCGCGGCCGGGGAGGCTTATGTCGTCGCGGAAACGCGGAGGCTCGTAGTTCACGGAGAGCCTCATCGCCTCATCGCGCGCCTGCGCGATGAGGCAGTCGCGGTCCATCACGATCCGGTCGGAGCCGGCAAGATAGCCCAGCCCGACCGCGTCGCGGGCGGACGAGGAGACCCTGGCAGTCCCGATGAGCTCGAACGCCGCACGCGACTTGGGCTGCGGCCCCCCGTCGCGCGGGGCGCCCGCAGGCATGAGCCGCCCCTCCCTCGTGGACTCCTCGCGCGCCTCCATCGCGATGAGCATGTTCTTGCAACCGCCGCCCGATGGGATCAGCCCCACCATGAGCTCCGCTAGTCCAGCGTACGTCTCCGCGTGGGCCACGCGCGCCGCGGCCGCGAGGCAGACCTCGAGCCCGCCGCCGAGCACCCTGCCGAAGGGGACTGCGACCACGGGGCGCTTTGAGAACCGCACGCGCTGGCACGCCGACTGGAAGAGGCTGACGAGCCTCTCGAGCTTTGCGAAGTCGCCCCGTTCGGCGAGCGACCCTATGAGCTTTAAGTCCGCGCCCGCCGAGAACGCCTCGCCCTCGTTGGCCACGATGAGGGCCGCCGCCTCGCGCTCCGACCTCTCGACGGAGAGCGAGATCATCCCGACCGAGCCCTCGTCCAGCGCGTTCATCTTGGTGTGGAACTCGCAGCAGTAGACGCCCTCGCCGAGATCGACGAGCGAGGCGGAGGCGTTGCTCTCGATCACGCCGCCGGAGCGCCTCGCGCGCGAGACGGAGAGCGGCCGCTCCTCGTGCGCCCGCGCGTCCGCGCCCCCCTTCACGTCGAAGACGAATCGCATCCCGTCGCTGTGAGAGTAGAACGACCCGCGGCCGGACGAGAGGAGCCGATCCACGAGCGCGGGGACCTGCACCCCCTCCGAGTCGAGCCTCTCGGCCACCCGGCGCGCACCCAGCGCGTCCCAGGCCTCGAAGGGCCCCAGCTCCCACCCGAAGCCCCACCTGAGCGCGCGGTCCACCGACGCGATGTCGTCCGCGATCTCCTCGGCGCGGCTCGCGGCATATGCCAGCGTGCGCGAGATCGAGGGCCAGGCGATCTCTCCGGCCTGATCGCATGCGAACGCGGTCCTGGCGATCCTCTCGGAGGGATCGGGCACCCCCTCGATCTCGGCGAGCGAACCCGGGCAGAAGTTGAGCCGCGGCCGGTATGCCACGGTGCGCAGGTCTATCGCATGCGCCGTTCCGGCCGCGTTCGAGTAGAATCCCGAGCCGCTCTTGGCGCCCCTCCATCCCCTGGAGAGCATCTCCGAGAGAAAGCGGGGCACGTCGAATGGCCGGGCGAGATCGTCCTCGCAGCACGCGATGGCGAGCTGCCTTGAAACCGCGGCGACCGTGTCCAGTCCCACCATGTCCAGCATGCGGAATACGCCCTGCCTCGGCCTGGCAGCCGGCCTCCCCATGACGGTGTCGACCGCCTCCACGGGCCAGCCCCGATCGGCCGCGAGGTGCATCGCGTCCATCACCGAGAAGACGCCTATGCGGTTGGCGATGAACCCGGGCGTGTCCTTGACGCGCACGACTCCCTTGCCCAGCCGCCCGGAGAGAAAGGGCTCGATCTCCGCGGCGGCGCCCTCGGACACCGCTGCACAGCAGATCTCGACGAGCTTGAGATAGCGAGGAGGATTGAAGAAGTGCGTGATCAAAAAGCGCGACCTGAGCCCCGCACCCATCCCGGCCGCCAGGGAGGCGTATGAGATCGACGACGTGTTGGAGCTGACGATCGCCGAACGATCGGCCGCCGCCTCGACGGCGCCGAGCACCGCGATCTTCGCGCCCAGCTCCTCTATCACCGACTCGACGATCCACCCGCATCCCGCGAGCCTCTCCGCGTGCTCGGAGAGGCTCCCCGCGCGTATCCTCTCCGCGTCGCGTTTCGCGAACAGGGCAGGCGGCCTGAAACCGGCGAGCCTCTTCTGCGTCCCCTGCCCTGAGCCGGTGACGCTGAGCAGCTCCACCCGCGAGCCCGCGCCCGCGAAGAGCGCGGCGAGCTGGCAGCCCATGGTGCCGGCGCCGATGACTGCAATTTTGTCGAATGAATGCGCCAATGAACTATCGTGACTCGTAACTCGTAACTCGTGACTGGCGGAGCACGCCAGTCACCGGTCACCAGTCACCGGTCACGTCCTTTCAACGACAATGGCCATCCCCTGCCCTCCGCCCACGCACATGGCGGCCAGCCCCGTGGAGGCGCCGCGCTCGATCATCGCGTGCACGAGCGTGGCCAGGATGCGCGCGCCGCTGGCGCCCAGCGGATGCCCCAGCGCGATGGCCCCGCCGTGGACGTTGAGTCTCCTCTCGTCGATCGCGAGCTCGCGCGCGCAGGCGACCGCCTGCGAGGCGAACGCCTCGTTGAGCTCGACGAGGTCGATGTCGGCAAGCCTCATCCCGGCGCGGGCGAGCGCCCTGGGGACCGCCTTCGCAGGCCCCATGCCCATGAACTCCGGAGCCACGCCCGCCACCGCCGCGGCGCGGATCTTCGCCATGGGCCTCGCGCCTATCTTCCTCGCATGGCTTTTTGAGGCGATCACGGCGATTGCGGCTCCGTCGCTCACCTGAGAGGAGTTGCCCGCGGTCACGCTCCCCCCCTCCCGGAACGCCGGGGCCAGGGCCGCGAGGGCCGCGAGCGAGGTGTCCTGCCTGGGCCCCTCGTCGCGATCGATCGTCGCCGCGCCGCCGTCGGCAGCCAGGGCCGTGACCGGCGCGATCTCGGCCGAGAAGGCGCCGTGCGCCTGGGCTGCCAGGGCCTTGCGGTGGCTCATGAGGGCGAAGCGATCCTGGTCCTCGCGCGAGACGCCGTGCGCGCGCGCCACGTTCTCCGCGGTGAGCCCCATGGATATGTACGCGTCCGGCATCCCCTCCCGCGCGAGCCGCCCGTTGAGGTTCGGGTTGAAGCCCCCTATCGGGACTGCGGTCATGCTCTCCACGCCGCCGGCCACGAAGAGCTCCCCGTCCCCGCAGCGGACCGCGCGCGCCGCCTGGACCACCGCCTCGAGGGAGGAGGCGCAGAACCGGTTGACGGTGACCGCGGCCGCGCCCTCGGGGAGCCCGGCGAGGAACGATATGTTGCGCGCCACGTTGTACCCCTGCTCCGCCTCGGGCATGGCGCAGCCGATCAGCACGTCCTCTATGAGGGCGGGGTCGAGCCCCGGCACGCGGGCGATCGCCGCGCGAACGACCTGCTCCGCTATGTCGTCGATGCGGGTGCGCGCGAACGCGCCCCTCTGCGCTTTGGCGACCGGGCTGCGCACGCACGACAGTATGAGGGCATCCTGCATCTGGCCTCCTCGCCGCCGGGATCGGGCGGCATGAGGCGGCAGATTAAGCAAAAGCGCGGATGAACCGCAACAGATTTAGGGGAGCTTCAGAGGGAGGCGAATGCGTCCGCGGCCAGCCTCCACTCGTGGGAGTGCGCAGGCAGCATCCGCTCAAGCCGGCGGAGCGCCTCGGAGATCCGGGCGCTGTCGTGCACGCCGTGGCGCTTGATCGAGCGCGCGAGAGCGCGCGCGGCAGCCTTGCGGACCGGCCAGTGGTCGTCCGACAGCGCGTCGATGAGCGCGGCCTCGGACGCTGCGCCTTTCCACAGAAGGAGCGCCTCCGCCGCCGCCTCGCGCACCGCGGGGTGCGGATCGGAGGTCAGGGCGCGCGCGACCGATTCGTTCGCGAGGGGACAGGACGAGAAGCGCATGGCCTTGATGGCTGCCTGCCTGATCGACGCGGACGGTTCGTTAGATGGCCTGAGATATCCGCGGAGGATCGAGAGGACGCGATCCGAGATCTCCTCGGGGAATCCGACCAGGAACCGGCCGAGCGAGCGGACCGCCTCGTAGCGGACGTACGGCTCCGGGTCCAGCGCCGCCTCCTCTATGCGCGCCAGCACCGACTCGCTCGCGAAGAAGCCCATCGCGCAGGCGATACCGGCCCGAAGGCGCGCAGGTATGTGCTTCTCGAGGCGCAGAAGCCGAAGCATCGCGGGCAGGGCCTCGTTCGCGCCGAGAAGGCCCAGGGCGCGCGCCGCCCTCTCCCGCACCCTCGTCGAGCCGTCGACGAGCAGCGCCCTGATCAGCGGCGCGTGGGCGCGGCTGTCGGAGAGCTTCCAGAGCGACCAGGCCGCCTCCTGCCGCACCGCCGGGTCCTTGTCGGTGGAGAGGGTGACCGAGAGCGGGACCACCGCCTCGGGGATCTTCATGCCGTGCGCGATCGCTAGGTCTCCGATCTCGCGCGCGGCCGCTATTCGCTCGCCGCGCCTGCCCCTGCGCAGCGCCATGAGGGCGGCGCCGATGCGCGCGGGGGGCCTCGCATCAGGCCTGGGCAGCACGCTGTGCAGCGGCCGCACCACGGCGCCCGGCGGGTCAGGCTCCGGGCCGAACGGCCGGCCGTCCTTGAACCCCTTCGGAGAGGCCTTGCCGGCCTCCTCCGAGAGCATGCTGTCGAGCGAAATCCGCATCCGGTACCTTATCGATCGGGCCGACGAAAAGTTGCGTGATTAAAAAGCCCCCGCCTTGACGCCGCGGGGGCCCTTTATATAAGGAGATGCGCAGGCCTGTAAGCCGAGTTCTGTGCCGAGCACTCAACACATAACGGCCGGTCAAGTATCATTAAAAAGAGCCGTTATGGGTTGAGTGCTCGGCGACGGCCATTCATCTGGGACAGCCGTTGCCGGCTGCCTCTAGCGACCTACCCCCGAGCACTCACTGCGGCAAAGGCACGAAGCCCAGCCAACAGCAATAGATGCGGACAACACCCTCCACCGCCGTTTCCGGCGGTGAGTGCTCGGTGCTTGGCCTTGCTCCCCATGGGGTTTGCCGTGCCGTCCCTGTCTCCAGCGACGCGGTGGGCTCTTACCCCGCCGTTTCACCCTTACCGAGCGCTCAACCTATAACGGCCGGTCAAGTATCATTAAAAAGAGCCGTTATGGGTTGAGTGCTCGGCGGTTTATTTTCTGTGGCACTTTCCGTCCCCGTCTTCTCCCGAAATGGCCGGGGCCTGGGTGTTACCCAGCATGGTATCCTGTGGAGCTCGGACTTTCCTCCGAGCACTCAACATATATTTCAGGAACACTCCTCTATGCTGCGCCTTATCCTCTGCTTCAAAAAACGTTTGGATTGTCCTCTCTGCTTCAGCTTGCGTTCTCTTTCGAGAGCATCCGCCCTTGCTGCATAAGCTTCATAGTAGATAACCTTCCACCGCTTCCCTTTCGTAGACTTATTCAAGCCTGAATTGTGTTCCTCAACCCGGCGTTTCAAATCAGACGTGTAGCCTACGTAGAAATCCTCATTTCCCGAAAGCAAAACATACACGTAATGCATATCAACTCCTGAAATATATGTTGAGTGCTCAGCGGCCGTCCGGCCTGCGCCATCTTTTCAAAGATCAAATTTCTGATCTATCGCCCTGTTCGCGAGCTTGTCCGCCTCCTTGTTCCTCTCGCGCGGCAGGTGCTCTATAGTATATTCGCCCACGGCCCGCAAGGCCTTGAACGCCTCCTGATACAGCGGCTTCAAGCCCTCGTTCTTCACCCTGTAATCGCCGTTCAGCTGCCTCACCATGAGCTCCGAGTCGGCAAAGACCGCGACGCTGGTGGCGCCGAGCCTCTTCGCCTCGCCCAGCGCGAAGATCAGGGCCTGGTACTCGGCCTGGTTGTTGGTCGTCTCGCCTATGTACTCGGAGACCTCGGCGACGACCGCGCCGCTCTCGTCCCTAAGCACCGCGCCTGCTCCCGCAGGGCCGGGGTTCCCGCGCGCCGCCCCGTCTGAATGGATGGTGATCCTGGGCACCGCTTCCGCCTATTTGGATGTGAGGCCGAAGGCCGCCAGCAGCTTCTTCCTCTCGGCCGCGTCGAGCGAGGAGACGATCTCCTTCGCCCGCGAGGAGAGCTCGGTGTCGAGGCAGACCTCGTGCGAGTCGCAGTCGCCCTCGGCCGCCGCCTCGGAGATGAGCCTGTCGGCGAGCGAGCGCAGCGCCGCGCGCACCTCGGGCACGGTGAACGAGCCCGCGAGATGCGCCTCCACGGAGGGGAAGCGCTCGTTCTCCGCGACGAAGTGAACTATCTCCGCGAGGGTCCTCTTCGACATCGCCTTGAACTCGGTCATCTCTCCCCTCCTTCTTCCGGCTCGACGGCCGCCTCCTCGACGTAGATGAGGCGCTGGCAGTTGGGACAGACCTTGAAACATTCCTTCCGGAGCATCTCGTTGTAGAGCTGGGGCGGCAGCCTGCGCGAGCATCCGCTGCAGACCTCCTTCGCCACCGGGACCAGCGCGTCCGTGTATCGCTTGCGCACGAACTCGTATTTTCTCAGCGTCTCCTTGTCGAGCTGGGGGACGATCTCGGGCCTGCGCGCCGACTCTGCCTTCAGCTCCTGCATGAGCGCCGCCTCCTCCTCGGCCACCGCATGGCGTGCCTTGCTCAGTGCACCTTCCTTTTCGGCGCATTCGCCCTCAAGTTGCGCGATTTCTTTGCCCAGGGCCTCTATCCGCTCCATGGCAGCCAGGACGCGGTCTTCCCTCTCCCTGTTTATGCGCTTCCCCTCGGTGATCTCCTTTATGGCCGCCTGGTACTCCTTGTTGGTCTTTATGGCGTAGAGCTTGGCCTCCCGCTCGCGCAGGTGCTCGGTGGAGGCGGCCAGCTCCATCTCGTCGGTGCGGCGGGCGTGCTCGATCCCCTCCTTCTCGCCCTTGAGCGCATCGAGCTGCGTGCGGACCATGTCGAACGCGGACTGCTCCGCTGCGAGCTTGGCCGGCAGTGCCGCGAGGGCCTGCTCGATCTTGTG
The nucleotide sequence above comes from Pseudomonadota bacterium. Encoded proteins:
- a CDS encoding ribonuclease HI family protein, with translation MPRITIHSDGAARGNPGPAGAGAVLRDESGAVVAEVSEYIGETTNNQAEYQALIFALGEAKRLGATSVAVFADSELMVRQLNGDYRVKNEGLKPLYQEAFKALRAVGEYTIEHLPRERNKEADKLANRAIDQKFDL
- a CDS encoding 3-hydroxyacyl-CoA dehydrogenase/enoyl-CoA hydratase family protein, which produces MAHSFDKIAVIGAGTMGCQLAALFAGAGSRVELLSVTGSGQGTQKRLAGFRPPALFAKRDAERIRAGSLSEHAERLAGCGWIVESVIEELGAKIAVLGAVEAAADRSAIVSSNTSSISYASLAAGMGAGLRSRFLITHFFNPPRYLKLVEICCAAVSEGAAAEIEPFLSGRLGKGVVRVKDTPGFIANRIGVFSVMDAMHLAADRGWPVEAVDTVMGRPAARPRQGVFRMLDMVGLDTVAAVSRQLAIACCEDDLARPFDVPRFLSEMLSRGWRGAKSGSGFYSNAAGTAHAIDLRTVAYRPRLNFCPGSLAEIEGVPDPSERIARTAFACDQAGEIAWPSISRTLAYAASRAEEIADDIASVDRALRWGFGWELGPFEAWDALGARRVAERLDSEGVQVPALVDRLLSSGRGSFYSHSDGMRFVFDVKGGADARAHEERPLSVSRARRSGGVIESNASASLVDLGEGVYCCEFHTKMNALDEGSVGMISLSVERSEREAAALIVANEGEAFSAGADLKLIGSLAERGDFAKLERLVSLFQSACQRVRFSKRPVVAVPFGRVLGGGLEVCLAAAARVAHAETYAGLAELMVGLIPSGGGCKNMLIAMEAREESTREGRLMPAGAPRDGGPQPKSRAAFELIGTARVSSSARDAVGLGYLAGSDRIVMDRDCLIAQARDEAMRLSVNYEPPRFRDDISLPGRGGEIALMQIARNYRACGLATDYDLVVAGRLARVLTGGVLPMRHLATEDAIMELEREAFLSLAGEKRTQERIAHMLKTRKPLRN
- a CDS encoding HEAT repeat domain-containing protein, translating into MRISLDSMLSEEAGKASPKGFKDGRPFGPEPDPPGAVVRPLHSVLPRPDARPPARIGAALMALRRGRRGERIAAAREIGDLAIAHGMKIPEAVVPLSVTLSTDKDPAVRQEAAWSLWKLSDSRAHAPLIRALLVDGSTRVRERAARALGLLGANEALPAMLRLLRLEKHIPARLRAGIACAMGFFASESVLARIEEAALDPEPYVRYEAVRSLGRFLVGFPEEISDRVLSILRGYLRPSNEPSASIRQAAIKAMRFSSCPLANESVARALTSDPHPAVREAAAEALLLWKGAASEAALIDALSDDHWPVRKAAARALARSIKRHGVHDSARISEALRRLERMLPAHSHEWRLAADAFASL
- a CDS encoding thiolase family protein gives rise to the protein MQDALILSCVRSPVAKAQRGAFARTRIDDIAEQVVRAAIARVPGLDPALIEDVLIGCAMPEAEQGYNVARNISFLAGLPEGAAAVTVNRFCASSLEAVVQAARAVRCGDGELFVAGGVESMTAVPIGGFNPNLNGRLAREGMPDAYISMGLTAENVARAHGVSREDQDRFALMSHRKALAAQAHGAFSAEIAPVTALAADGGAATIDRDEGPRQDTSLAALAALAPAFREGGSVTAGNSSQVSDGAAIAVIASKSHARKIGARPMAKIRAAAVAGVAPEFMGMGPAKAVPRALARAGMRLADIDLVELNEAFASQAVACARELAIDERRLNVHGGAIALGHPLGASGARILATLVHAMIERGASTGLAAMCVGGGQGMAIVVERT